The genomic region ATGATTCAAGAGTATACCTGGTTGAACGTCGCGGACAACACGGGCGCCCGGCAGGTCCGCTGCATCAAGGTCCTGGGCGGCACCGGCCGGCGGTACGCCAGCGTGGGCGACCGGTTCGTGGGATCGGTGAAGGAAGCCGCTCCCGGCGGTTCGGTGAAGAAGGGCGAGGTGGTAAAGGCCGTGGTCGTGCGGGTCCGTAAGGAAGTGCGGCGACGCGACGGGACCTACATCCGGTTCGACGAGAACGCGGCCGTACTGATCGACGACCAGGGCGAACCGAGGGGAACGCGCATATTCGGCCCCGTCGCCCGGGAACTGCGCGAGCGCGAATACACTCGCATCGTTTCGCTCGCCCCCGAGGTCCTCTAGGGTCCGGAAGGCCGGCGAACGGAAGGCCGGCGAACGGAAGGCCGGCGGGAAGGAGCTGATCGGATGCATGTCAAGAAGGGCGATACCGTCGTAGTGCTCACCGGCGATGCCCGCGGCGAGACCGGGCGGGTACTGAAGGTGTTGCCGGAAAAGAACAAGGTCATCGTGGAAGGGCTGAACTTCGTAACGCGCCACACGCGGCCCACCCAGACCAATCCGCAGGGCGGCCGGCTCGAAAAAGAGGCCCCCTTGCACGCGTCCAACGTGAAAGTGATCGCCGAGGGATAACGGGAATACGAACATGGCACGATTGAAAGAACAATACAACAGCGAGATCAGGCCCGCGCTTCTGCAGCACTTCGGCTACGGCAACACCATGCAGGTGCCGCGCATCGAGAAAGTGGTCCTGAACATGGGCGTGGGCGAGGGTTCGCAGAACGCCGGCCTGCTGGACAGCGCCGTTTCGGAACTGACGGCGATTACCGGGCAGAAAGCCGTGGTGACCCGGGCCAGGAAGTCCATTTCGAATTTCAAGATACGGGAAGGCATGCCCGTCGGCTGCCGGGTAACCCTCCGGGGCGCCCGCATGTACGAGTTTCTCGATCGCCTGATCAACGTGGCGATCCCCCGTATCCGCGACTTCCGCGGCGTGTCGACGAGGTCGTTCGACGGTCGGGGAAACTATACCCTCGGGTTGACCGAGCAGACGATCTTTCCCGAAATCGACTACGACCAGGTCGATCTGTTCCGGGGCATGGACATCACGATCGTAACTTCGGCGAATACCGACGAGGAGAGTGCGGAGCTGCTCAGGCATCTCGGCATGCCCTTCAGGGATCAGCCGGTGTAGGGTCCGGCGGGCAGGACGGGCCGGACGGACCAGACGGACCGCCGGTTTCGAGCCGGAAATCTGAAATACCGAGAGGGGGACGAGTGGCCAAGAAGTCGTTGATCGCAAAGGCGAATAGAAAGCCTAAATACAAGGTGCGCGCGTACAGCCGTTGCAGGCAGTGCGGACGCCCCCGCGCCTACATGCGCCGCTTCGGAATCTGTCGCATCTGTTTCCGGACGCTGGCCCTGCAGGGCGAGATTCCGGGTGTGACAAAGGCCAGCTGGTAGCAGTACGGGGCTGTTTCGAGAGGGAGAATGAGCAAGATGTCAATGACGGATCCGATTGCGGATATGCTGACCCGGATACGCAACGCGTGCCAGGCGAAGCACCAGCGAGTCGAGGTGCCGGCCTCGAAGGTCAAGGCGGAAATCGCCCGTATCCTGCTAAGCCACAAGTTCATCAGCCACTTTACCCAGGTGGAAGACGGGAAACAGGGCATCATCCGGATCTACCTCAGGTA from Gemmatimonadota bacterium harbors:
- the rplN gene encoding 50S ribosomal protein L14, whose amino-acid sequence is MIQEYTWLNVADNTGARQVRCIKVLGGTGRRYASVGDRFVGSVKEAAPGGSVKKGEVVKAVVVRVRKEVRRRDGTYIRFDENAAVLIDDQGEPRGTRIFGPVARELREREYTRIVSLAPEVL
- a CDS encoding type Z 30S ribosomal protein S14, giving the protein MAKKSLIAKANRKPKYKVRAYSRCRQCGRPRAYMRRFGICRICFRTLALQGEIPGVTKASW
- a CDS encoding 50S ribosomal protein L24 — translated: MHVKKGDTVVVLTGDARGETGRVLKVLPEKNKVIVEGLNFVTRHTRPTQTNPQGGRLEKEAPLHASNVKVIAEG
- the rplE gene encoding 50S ribosomal protein L5, which gives rise to MARLKEQYNSEIRPALLQHFGYGNTMQVPRIEKVVLNMGVGEGSQNAGLLDSAVSELTAITGQKAVVTRARKSISNFKIREGMPVGCRVTLRGARMYEFLDRLINVAIPRIRDFRGVSTRSFDGRGNYTLGLTEQTIFPEIDYDQVDLFRGMDITIVTSANTDEESAELLRHLGMPFRDQPV